The genomic segment AATGAGCAGACTGACTTGCTTGTATTGCTTCATTACTTTTTTGTAGATACCTTCTCCTCGTGCTACTGCCAGTTCATTCAGTAAATCGGGAAGCCGAATATACTTCACTGTATAGAAGTTGCGGCAGGCGGCAATACCGAAGGCACAGCTGAGATAGGGTTTTCCTGCGCCGGAAGCACCAAGGATAATGATGTTGTGTTTTTCTTGGATGTAAGTACATGTTGATAACCGAGCGATTTGTGCTTTGTCCAATTTCCTATCCGCATGATATTCAATATCCTCAATGCACGCTTGATTAAAGTAAAGATCGGCTTTGCGGATGAGGCGAGTGAGTTTATTGTTCTTACGCCTTGCCCATTCCGTGTCCACCATGAGCCCGAATCGTTCTTCAAAATTTAATGCGGTATAGGATGGATCTTGAAGTTGTTGGCGAAATGATTCTGCCATAGCAGTGAGTCGCATTTCATTAAGCTTGCCGATTGTTGTTTCGTTAACCATTATGAATTCCTCCTGTAGTAGTCTGCGCCTCGGGTAAAACCAAAGCTGTTAGAGGATTTCTCAGGGTTAACCGGCTCTTCCTTGACGATTTTGTCTTGTCCCGTTTTGATGATGGTCTGAATGCTTTTGTA from the Desulfitobacterium metallireducens DSM 15288 genome contains:
- the istB gene encoding IS21-like element helper ATPase IstB — its product is MVNETTIGKLNEMRLTAMAESFRQQLQDPSYTALNFEERFGLMVDTEWARRKNNKLTRLIRKADLYFNQACIEDIEYHADRKLDKAQIARLSTCTYIQEKHNIIILGASGAGKPYLSCAFGIAACRNFYTVKYIRLPDLLNELAVARGEGIYKKVMKQYKQVSLLILDEWLLVPLGNSEARDLLEIVEARHKKGSTIFSSQFSPAGWHGKIGEDTLADAILDRIVHDSYTILIDGQDSMRKRKGIQE